In Archangium violaceum, the following are encoded in one genomic region:
- a CDS encoding tetratricopeptide repeat protein, producing the protein MRLSRSLALALTLALSGGSAGAAGRTRGPSKANLEEAQSRYQRARELYEENDYQAALVEFQRAYELAPSYRLLYNIAQVQYQLQDYAGALGSFQRYLEEGGGELPAQRRDEVQREVDRLQARVATVRITVNKPGAEISVDDVPVGTSPMRTPLQLNAGRRKISASLPGVTPVTRVVDVAGRDSLDVSLEFAAPSAPAPVASVAPAPSSRPEAPRSAVAAPPEVVKSQRSTPLVPWIATGGLAVATGVTAVLALNASGDLKTQRDTFGVSRAQLDQASGRTRTLALTTDVLAGATLVAAGVSTWLTFLREPEPASSADVQVGVGPGGVGVAGSF; encoded by the coding sequence ATGCGTCTGTCCAGGTCCCTCGCGCTCGCGCTCACGCTGGCGCTGTCGGGCGGGAGTGCCGGTGCCGCGGGGCGTACCAGGGGCCCCAGCAAGGCCAACCTCGAGGAAGCCCAGAGCCGCTACCAGCGCGCCAGGGAGCTCTACGAGGAGAACGACTACCAGGCCGCGCTGGTGGAGTTCCAACGTGCCTACGAGCTCGCGCCGAGCTACCGGCTCCTCTACAACATCGCCCAGGTGCAGTATCAGCTCCAGGACTACGCGGGCGCGCTCGGCAGCTTCCAGCGCTACCTCGAGGAGGGTGGAGGAGAGCTGCCCGCCCAGCGCCGCGACGAGGTCCAACGGGAGGTCGACCGGCTCCAGGCGCGCGTGGCCACGGTGCGCATCACCGTCAACAAGCCGGGGGCGGAGATCTCCGTGGATGACGTGCCGGTCGGCACCTCGCCGATGCGCACGCCCCTGCAACTCAACGCGGGCCGGAGGAAGATCTCCGCCTCGCTCCCGGGTGTCACGCCGGTGACGCGCGTGGTGGACGTGGCGGGGCGGGATTCCCTCGACGTGTCCCTGGAGTTCGCCGCTCCCTCGGCGCCAGCTCCGGTCGCGTCCGTCGCGCCCGCCCCGTCCTCGCGTCCCGAGGCCCCTCGGTCCGCCGTGGCCGCTCCGCCCGAGGTCGTCAAGTCCCAGCGGAGCACCCCTTTGGTGCCGTGGATCGCCACCGGTGGGCTGGCGGTGGCCACGGGTGTCACCGCCGTGCTCGCGCTGAATGCCTCGGGTGACCTGAAGACCCAGCGCGACACCTTCGGGGTGAGCCGTGCCCAGCTCGATCAGGCCAGTGGCCGGACGCGCACCCTGGCGCTCACCACGGACGTGCTCGCGGGCGCCACGCTGGTGGCCGCTGGAGTGTCCACCTGGCTGACGTTCCTGCGCGAGCCGGAGCCCGCGTCTTCCGCCGACGTGCAGGTGGGAGTGGGGCCGGGCGGCGTGGGCGTCGCCGGCTCCTTCTAA
- a CDS encoding substrate-binding domain-containing protein, whose product MRYDLRRRAPGSWLGVLALALTSAMAHAQTNTPTISCAGPNTIYVAGSSAIRPFLGVVAQLLARESPPWNIVYQSQGSCTGVKAIFSTDPSARVIKDIPASGTRAANYAILFRADGSAQECSLATEGSVVDVGVSDVYASTCDSTAPANVQIADYEGPIQPMTFVVPAASSQRSISAEAAYLVFGTGGNKGAAAPWTDQNLYFVRNSSSGTQQMIARAIGVPAEKWWGVDRASSDGVRRNLKVLLDGSTAEKAIGIISTDIADEERSNLRILAFQGTGQSCGFLPDSTPFAKDKQNVRDGHYPIWGPVHFYTRTENGLPSAAAAALVSRFAAARLEKELLDVIIQKHLVPKCAMKVKRSSEMGPLSPYSTDSRCGCYFDLVANGASSCKACNGPADCPSSAPACNYGYCEAL is encoded by the coding sequence ATGAGATACGACCTTCGCCGGCGCGCGCCGGGGAGCTGGCTGGGTGTGCTCGCCCTGGCCCTCACGAGCGCCATGGCGCATGCGCAGACCAACACGCCCACCATCAGCTGCGCCGGGCCCAACACCATCTATGTGGCGGGCTCCTCCGCCATCCGTCCGTTCCTCGGGGTGGTGGCGCAGTTGCTCGCCAGGGAGTCGCCTCCCTGGAACATCGTCTACCAGTCCCAGGGCTCGTGCACGGGCGTGAAGGCCATCTTCAGCACGGATCCGAGCGCCCGCGTCATCAAGGACATCCCCGCCAGCGGTACCCGGGCGGCCAACTACGCCATCCTCTTCCGCGCGGACGGCTCGGCGCAGGAGTGCTCCCTGGCGACGGAGGGCAGCGTGGTGGACGTGGGGGTCTCGGACGTCTACGCCTCCACGTGCGACAGCACGGCGCCCGCCAACGTGCAGATCGCCGACTACGAGGGCCCCATCCAGCCGATGACCTTCGTGGTGCCGGCGGCCTCCTCGCAGCGCTCCATCAGCGCCGAGGCGGCCTACCTGGTCTTCGGCACCGGGGGCAACAAGGGGGCGGCCGCTCCCTGGACGGATCAGAACCTGTACTTCGTGCGCAACTCCAGCTCCGGTACGCAGCAGATGATCGCCCGGGCCATCGGCGTGCCCGCCGAGAAGTGGTGGGGCGTGGACCGGGCTAGCAGTGACGGCGTGCGCCGCAACCTGAAGGTCCTCCTGGATGGGAGCACGGCGGAGAAGGCCATCGGCATCATCTCCACGGACATCGCGGACGAGGAGCGCAGCAACCTGCGCATCCTGGCGTTCCAGGGCACCGGCCAGTCCTGCGGCTTCCTGCCGGACTCCACGCCCTTCGCCAAGGACAAGCAGAACGTGCGGGATGGGCACTACCCCATCTGGGGCCCGGTGCACTTCTACACGCGCACCGAGAATGGCCTGCCCAGCGCCGCCGCCGCCGCGCTCGTGAGCCGCTTCGCCGCGGCCCGGCTGGAGAAGGAGCTGCTGGACGTCATCATCCAGAAGCACCTGGTGCCCAAGTGCGCCATGAAGGTGAAGCGCTCGTCGGAGATGGGGCCGCTGAGCCCGTACTCCACCGACTCGCGTTGCGGCTGCTACTTCGATCTGGTGGCCAACGGGGCCAGCTCGTGCAAGGCGTGCAACGGGCCGGCGGACTGTCCGTCATCCGCGCCCGCCTGCAACTACGGCTACTGCGAGGCGCTCTGA
- a CDS encoding cupin domain-containing protein, with protein MSEKKPAAPKSPLSRAADRAKLPEQAQQHPFNPNSEIRGHSLSELVGLRRTGVHLLRIPPGKESFVYHSHQLEEEWMYVLSGRGIAEIGDEQHEVGPGDFLGFSAPSVGHHLRNPFSEELVYLSGGERREMEVADFPRHGKRMVRVGRSISFFPVDTVQSFTVPIEEE; from the coding sequence ATGTCCGAGAAGAAGCCCGCCGCTCCGAAGTCGCCCCTCTCCCGCGCCGCCGACCGCGCGAAGCTTCCCGAACAGGCGCAGCAGCACCCGTTCAATCCGAACTCGGAGATCCGCGGTCACTCGCTGAGCGAGCTCGTGGGCCTGCGCCGCACCGGCGTGCACCTGCTGCGCATCCCGCCCGGCAAGGAGTCCTTCGTCTACCACTCGCACCAGCTGGAGGAGGAGTGGATGTACGTGCTCTCCGGCCGGGGCATCGCGGAGATTGGAGACGAGCAGCACGAGGTGGGCCCGGGCGACTTCCTCGGCTTCTCCGCGCCGTCCGTCGGCCACCACCTGCGCAACCCCTTCTCCGAGGAGCTCGTCTACCTCTCCGGCGGCGAGCGGCGGGAGATGGAGGTCGCCGACTTCCCTCGTCACGGCAAGCGCATGGTCCGCGTCGGCCGCAGCATCTCCTTCTTCCCGGTCGACACCGTGCAGAGCTTCACCGTGCCCATCGAAGAGGAGTGA
- a CDS encoding ABC transporter permease, with the protein MFALLRLVSLRHILGAPLRTGLTVLGVAVGVATMVGVMSINGSVLEAFRSTVDAIAGKADLTVAGAQVGFDESVLERVRAVPGVAHASGSMTTIAPVKGAPGERFYVMGVDLLDDGHFRTYEGVDRELGALSDDLEFLNSTDRMLVSERFARERGLKVGDSFQLITGSGPQDFVVHALIREAGPVKAFGGSVGVMDVASAQAAFGRERTLDRIDVAVDPAVGVDAVQAALRAALGGAFEVERPSRRGGSVATMVRSFQMGLNLGSGVALLVGVFLVYNTIAISVVQRRREIGTLRALGATRLRIRALFTLESLLLGGVGTVLGLPLGVLVGRIAIGWVSSAISSLYVQVNARDVTVGPLELGLGVALGVLGSGFAALRPAVVASSVVPVEALRRDAAQGAEVGGARSLTTVLGVGCLLLVYPVSLLPPPLENLPVGGYLSVFLVLMGTTLLAPLVLRVLWRVYQRPGEALLGVSGRLAADNFARAPGRTAVPVSALAIGVAMSVCLSGFVGSFQASSHRWLEQSVPADLFLTSAARTAGSRNQPMAPDLAEPLAALPGVAQVDLVRVLPHDVLGLRAYVISLIPEIYERYGRPELLEGRLPTREERLAGRVIISENLSRRRDLHVGNTFEMSTPTGARTYTVGAVAVDYTSDQGVVFLSREVYQAHFQDDRVDTFELYLADPSRLDELRRTITERWGERHQLYVLSNADLREEATALIDDAFAISYAMEAVAVLLALLGVVNTLLAAVLDRTREIGLLRAVGAARSHIVRLFVGEAAFIGLSGGLIGALAGLWMGVLITQVIGNQATGWSFPYIFPVRLAVTMGIASSLCAILAGLYPARRAATLNVVEALAYE; encoded by the coding sequence ATGTTCGCGTTGCTTCGTCTCGTCTCCCTGCGACACATCCTGGGTGCCCCGTTGCGCACCGGCCTCACGGTGCTGGGCGTGGCCGTGGGCGTGGCCACCATGGTGGGCGTGATGTCCATCAACGGCTCGGTGCTGGAGGCCTTCCGCTCCACGGTGGACGCCATCGCTGGGAAGGCGGACCTCACGGTGGCGGGCGCGCAGGTGGGCTTCGACGAGTCCGTGCTGGAGCGGGTGCGGGCGGTGCCCGGAGTGGCACATGCCTCGGGCTCGATGACGACGATCGCCCCGGTGAAGGGCGCTCCGGGCGAGCGCTTCTATGTCATGGGCGTGGACCTGCTGGATGACGGCCACTTCCGCACCTATGAGGGCGTGGACCGGGAGCTCGGCGCGCTGTCGGACGACCTGGAGTTCCTCAACTCGACGGACCGGATGCTCGTCTCGGAGCGCTTCGCGCGCGAGCGCGGGTTGAAGGTGGGGGACTCCTTCCAGCTCATCACCGGGAGCGGACCGCAGGACTTCGTGGTGCACGCGCTGATCCGCGAGGCGGGGCCGGTGAAGGCCTTCGGCGGCTCGGTGGGGGTGATGGACGTGGCGTCGGCGCAGGCGGCTTTCGGGCGCGAGCGGACGCTGGACCGGATCGACGTGGCGGTGGACCCGGCGGTGGGCGTGGACGCGGTGCAGGCGGCGCTGCGAGCGGCCCTGGGCGGCGCCTTCGAGGTGGAGCGCCCGTCGCGCCGGGGCGGCTCGGTGGCCACCATGGTGCGCAGCTTCCAGATGGGGCTGAACCTGGGCTCCGGGGTGGCGCTGCTGGTGGGCGTGTTCCTCGTCTACAACACCATCGCCATCAGCGTGGTGCAGCGGCGCAGGGAGATTGGAACGCTGCGCGCGCTGGGGGCCACGCGCCTGCGCATCCGCGCGCTCTTCACGCTGGAGTCGCTGCTGCTGGGCGGGGTGGGCACGGTGCTGGGATTGCCGCTGGGCGTGCTCGTGGGACGGATCGCCATCGGCTGGGTGTCCAGCGCCATCTCGAGCCTCTACGTGCAGGTGAACGCGAGGGACGTGACGGTGGGCCCGCTGGAGCTGGGGCTGGGCGTGGCGCTCGGGGTGCTGGGCAGTGGCTTCGCGGCGCTGCGCCCGGCGGTGGTGGCGTCGAGCGTGGTGCCGGTGGAGGCACTGCGCCGGGATGCCGCCCAGGGCGCGGAGGTGGGCGGGGCGCGCTCCCTTACCACGGTGCTCGGGGTGGGGTGCCTGCTGCTCGTCTACCCGGTCTCTCTGCTGCCGCCGCCCCTGGAGAACCTGCCCGTGGGGGGCTACCTCTCGGTCTTCCTCGTGCTGATGGGGACCACGCTGCTGGCCCCGTTGGTGCTGCGCGTGCTGTGGCGCGTGTACCAGCGCCCGGGCGAGGCGTTGCTGGGCGTGAGCGGCCGGCTGGCGGCGGACAACTTCGCGCGCGCACCCGGCCGCACGGCGGTGCCGGTGTCCGCGCTGGCCATCGGCGTGGCCATGTCCGTGTGCCTCTCCGGCTTCGTGGGCTCGTTCCAGGCCTCCTCGCACCGGTGGCTGGAGCAGTCGGTGCCGGCGGATCTCTTCCTCACCTCCGCGGCCCGCACCGCTGGCAGCCGCAACCAGCCCATGGCGCCGGACCTGGCGGAGCCGCTCGCGGCACTGCCCGGCGTGGCCCAGGTGGACCTCGTCCGCGTGCTACCCCATGACGTGCTCGGCCTGCGCGCCTACGTCATCTCCCTCATCCCCGAAATCTACGAGCGGTACGGGCGGCCCGAGCTGCTGGAGGGCCGCCTGCCCACGCGCGAGGAGCGGCTGGCCGGGCGGGTCATCATCTCGGAGAACCTCTCGCGCCGACGCGATCTGCACGTGGGGAACACCTTCGAGATGTCCACGCCCACCGGCGCGCGCACGTACACGGTGGGGGCCGTGGCCGTGGACTACACCTCGGACCAGGGCGTCGTCTTCCTGTCCCGCGAGGTGTACCAAGCGCACTTCCAGGACGACCGGGTGGACACCTTCGAGCTGTACCTGGCGGACCCCTCGCGGCTGGACGAGCTGCGCCGCACCATCACCGAACGGTGGGGGGAGCGCCACCAGCTCTACGTGTTGAGCAACGCCGACCTGCGCGAGGAGGCCACCGCGCTGATCGACGATGCCTTCGCCATCTCCTACGCCATGGAGGCGGTGGCGGTGCTGCTGGCGCTGCTGGGGGTGGTGAACACGCTGCTGGCGGCGGTGCTGGACCGGACCCGGGAGATCGGCCTGCTGAGGGCGGTGGGCGCGGCCCGGTCCCACATCGTCCGACTCTTCGTGGGAGAGGCTGCCTTCATCGGCCTGTCAGGTGGACTCATCGGAGCGCTGGCGGGCCTCTGGATGGGCGTCCTCATCACCCAGGTGATTGGCAATCAGGCCACCGGATGGAGCTTTCCGTACATTTTTCCTGTCCGCCTGGCCGTGACGATGGGGATCGCTTCCTCCCTGTGCGCCATCCTGGCCGGGCTGTATCCTGCGCGCCGTGCCGCCACCCTGAATGTGGTAGAGGCGCTCGCATACGAGTGA
- a CDS encoding response regulator, with amino-acid sequence MVANPQKPFHILLVEDEPVIRELVRSMLSDGAVEVVCAANGVEGLKLAKSRPFQLVLMDVVLPQLDGISVCRMLKSDPTTSKVPVYMLTAKSKKSDMESATLAGADGYIQKPFKGAELMALVERLRKTA; translated from the coding sequence ATGGTCGCCAACCCGCAGAAACCCTTCCACATCCTCCTGGTCGAGGACGAGCCCGTCATCCGGGAGCTCGTGCGTTCCATGCTGAGCGACGGGGCCGTGGAAGTGGTGTGTGCGGCCAATGGCGTCGAGGGCCTGAAGCTGGCCAAGAGCCGTCCCTTCCAGCTGGTGCTGATGGACGTGGTGCTGCCGCAGCTGGACGGCATCTCGGTGTGCCGGATGCTCAAGAGCGATCCGACGACGTCGAAGGTGCCCGTCTACATGCTCACCGCCAAGTCCAAGAAGTCGGACATGGAGAGCGCCACGCTGGCGGGAGCGGACGGCTACATCCAGAAGCCCTTCAAGGGCGCGGAGCTGATGGCGCTGGTGGAGCGGCTGCGCAAGACGGCCTGA
- a CDS encoding PilZ domain-containing protein, producing MTPSTTPAKPPARYHPRVEANWMVKVHLGERIVLVKARDLSMAGLFLHGHPPDTTRRLTLTLPLPGIGDVPATCTIVRREAQGVALEFEDMDWDHFLLLARYLHPRLP from the coding sequence ATGACGCCATCCACCACCCCCGCCAAACCCCCCGCGCGCTACCACCCGCGCGTGGAGGCCAACTGGATGGTCAAGGTGCACCTCGGCGAGCGCATCGTGCTCGTCAAGGCGCGTGACCTGTCCATGGCCGGCCTGTTCCTGCATGGCCACCCCCCGGACACCACCCGGCGGCTCACCCTCACGCTGCCGCTGCCCGGAATCGGGGACGTGCCCGCCACGTGCACCATCGTCCGCCGCGAGGCGCAGGGCGTGGCGCTCGAGTTCGAGGACATGGACTGGGATCACTTCCTGCTGCTGGCGCGCTACCTCCACCCGCGCCTGCCCTGA
- a CDS encoding ATP-dependent helicase HrpB yields MAIDKVGAIGGAGATPALEPSGKARFGEVLEGVKGPGKQPGPRVASEGAPQLAPADKAEATRGTCKVEGVGRATAGTSEVQAGGRVDSVQSARAQQAVQVLDRVGEAQKRLDHILALAESGRSFSPTELLALQAHVYRASQELDLAGKVVEKATGGVKQVLQTQV; encoded by the coding sequence ATGGCCATCGACAAGGTGGGGGCGATTGGCGGGGCGGGAGCGACGCCCGCGCTGGAGCCCTCGGGGAAGGCGCGGTTCGGCGAGGTGCTGGAGGGAGTGAAGGGCCCGGGGAAGCAGCCCGGGCCCCGGGTCGCCAGCGAGGGGGCTCCGCAACTGGCTCCGGCGGACAAGGCCGAGGCAACGCGCGGGACATGCAAGGTGGAGGGCGTGGGGCGGGCGACGGCGGGGACCTCGGAGGTCCAGGCCGGCGGCCGGGTGGACTCGGTGCAGTCGGCGCGTGCGCAGCAGGCGGTGCAGGTGCTGGACCGGGTGGGCGAGGCGCAGAAGCGGTTGGACCACATCCTGGCGCTGGCCGAGTCGGGCAGGTCGTTCTCGCCGACCGAGCTGCTGGCGCTCCAGGCCCACGTGTACCGGGCGAGCCAGGAGCTCGATCTCGCCGGCAAGGTCGTCGAGAAGGCGACCGGCGGCGTCAAGCAGGTGCTGCAGACCCAGGTGTGA
- a CDS encoding flagellar M-ring protein FliF, with protein sequence MFIRRCLFVLLLCATGCGERIQHGLDERQANELQTVLVERGLDARKVPEAGKKPTWAIEVAEEQSSDAVRILAELGLPRPAAEEGCDVFGGAGLVRSPVEEQLCRVRVMERDMEKTLQTVEGVILARVHLVVPPPPRPGQQPVPAKASAMLRVAPGYADQVKGSRELLRALIAGGVEGLAPESVSLMVDEVSTRVVAPTPSGSPLMRMRMLLAALSVLVTGLSVGLSLMTLRLRHYRARAEAKPAAPPAPARPVVAPGPARKVA encoded by the coding sequence ATGTTCATCCGACGCTGTCTTTTCGTCCTGCTCCTGTGCGCCACCGGGTGCGGGGAGCGCATCCAGCACGGCCTGGACGAGCGCCAGGCCAACGAGTTGCAGACGGTGCTCGTCGAGCGGGGGCTCGACGCGCGCAAGGTGCCCGAGGCGGGCAAGAAGCCCACGTGGGCCATCGAGGTGGCCGAGGAGCAGTCCTCGGACGCGGTGCGGATCCTCGCGGAGCTGGGGTTGCCGAGGCCCGCGGCGGAGGAGGGCTGTGACGTCTTCGGCGGAGCGGGGCTGGTGCGCTCTCCGGTGGAGGAGCAGCTCTGCCGGGTGCGGGTGATGGAGCGGGACATGGAGAAGACGCTGCAGACGGTGGAGGGGGTGATCCTCGCGCGCGTGCACCTGGTGGTGCCTCCGCCGCCGAGGCCCGGGCAGCAGCCGGTGCCCGCGAAGGCCTCGGCCATGCTGCGCGTGGCACCCGGCTACGCGGACCAGGTGAAGGGCTCGCGGGAGCTGCTGCGGGCGCTCATCGCCGGAGGGGTGGAGGGGCTCGCCCCCGAGTCGGTGTCGCTCATGGTGGACGAGGTGTCCACGCGGGTGGTGGCGCCCACGCCGAGTGGCTCTCCGCTGATGAGGATGCGGATGCTCCTGGCGGCGCTGTCCGTGTTGGTCACGGGGCTGTCCGTGGGGCTGAGCCTGATGACGCTGCGTCTGCGGCACTACCGGGCCAGGGCGGAAGCGAAGCCCGCCGCGCCGCCGGCACCCGCGCGTCCCGTCGTGGCGCCCGGGCCCGCTCGCAAGGTGGCGTGA
- a CDS encoding FliM/FliN family flagellar motor switch protein, with translation MRNLVGEGTQSTTLKPMRLRRLGTRRLSRAHVTLNERPEAVRLARKALEGVCESLGQELGCPVRVEARLLEAVVTPATGLAHTAAFALVDLSATGGTAVLELEPPVLFAALERLAGAETSSGPITGLTRLEEASFAFLGLSALCALREQRELQRRFGPRLTGVTMNRTEALARLDARQRHLGVELTVTVGRTTAGGRLVLPAVVLEGALKELPMERDAELAPEVRAARLGARCLVGRTSLPREALESLGQGDVVLLEGLRQAGTHLLGPGRLVLRGFELMGDFTPEGFSLNRAHGRALLQESDMADVNERSEGMPPLPVDVEIELTRLLLPISELAGLKPGALLPLRINASEPVLLRVGDRVVARAELVDIDGEVGARILTLMP, from the coding sequence ATGCGGAATCTTGTTGGAGAGGGCACCCAGTCCACGACGTTGAAGCCGATGCGGCTGCGCCGGCTCGGTACGCGCCGGCTGTCCCGCGCCCACGTGACGTTGAACGAGCGGCCCGAGGCGGTCCGGCTGGCGAGGAAGGCGCTCGAGGGGGTGTGCGAGTCGCTTGGCCAGGAGCTGGGCTGTCCCGTCCGGGTCGAGGCGCGGTTGTTGGAGGCGGTGGTGACGCCAGCGACGGGGTTGGCGCACACGGCGGCCTTCGCCCTGGTGGACCTGTCGGCCACGGGAGGAACGGCGGTGCTGGAGCTGGAGCCGCCGGTGCTCTTCGCGGCGCTGGAGCGCCTGGCGGGGGCGGAGACGAGTTCCGGGCCCATCACGGGCCTGACGCGTCTGGAGGAGGCGTCCTTCGCCTTCCTGGGGTTGTCGGCGCTGTGCGCGTTGCGTGAGCAGCGGGAGCTGCAGCGGCGGTTCGGTCCGCGCCTCACGGGGGTGACGATGAATCGCACGGAGGCGCTGGCGCGCCTCGATGCCCGGCAGCGCCACCTGGGAGTGGAGCTGACGGTGACGGTGGGTCGGACGACCGCGGGAGGGCGGCTGGTGCTCCCCGCGGTGGTGCTCGAGGGCGCGTTGAAGGAACTGCCGATGGAGCGTGACGCGGAGCTCGCGCCCGAGGTGCGAGCGGCCCGTCTGGGCGCGCGCTGTCTCGTGGGCCGTACGTCGCTGCCGCGCGAGGCGCTGGAGTCGCTTGGACAGGGGGACGTCGTCCTTCTCGAGGGACTGCGCCAGGCGGGCACGCACCTGCTGGGTCCCGGGCGGCTGGTCCTGCGCGGCTTCGAGCTGATGGGGGACTTCACCCCCGAGGGTTTCTCACTGAATCGCGCGCATGGGCGCGCACTACTCCAGGAGTCGGACATGGCGGACGTGAACGAGCGGAGCGAGGGAATGCCCCCGCTGCCGGTGGATGTGGAGATCGAGCTGACGCGGCTGCTGTTGCCGATCTCCGAGCTGGCGGGGCTCAAGCCGGGCGCGCTGTTGCCGCTGCGCATCAACGCGAGCGAGCCGGTGCTGCTGCGAGTGGGGGACCGGGTGGTGGCGAGGGCGGAGCTGGTGGACATCGATGGAGAGGTGGGGGCGCGCATCCTCACCCTCATGCCGTGA
- a CDS encoding flagellar biosynthetic protein FliO gives MKTLFDSASPRTKMLLAAGLLLGLAALAPLGGMSATSVARGLLGAMALVGLGWWLLHRGRTESRFALSEPMRVVSRTGLSQRCGLALVEVEGCRYLVAYGDSFAEIRRTRAPVRVKARSRRSAVALIREKETLS, from the coding sequence ATGAAGACCCTGTTCGACTCCGCGTCTCCGCGGACCAAGATGCTCCTGGCGGCCGGGCTTCTCCTGGGTCTGGCGGCGCTCGCCCCGTTGGGAGGGATGTCGGCGACCTCGGTGGCCCGGGGGCTGCTGGGGGCCATGGCCCTGGTGGGGCTTGGCTGGTGGCTCCTGCACCGTGGCCGGACCGAGTCCCGCTTCGCGCTCTCCGAGCCCATGCGGGTGGTGTCCCGGACGGGGTTGTCCCAGCGCTGTGGACTGGCGCTGGTGGAGGTGGAGGGGTGCCGCTACCTCGTGGCCTACGGGGACTCCTTCGCGGAGATCCGCCGCACGCGTGCTCCCGTGCGCGTGAAGGCCCGGTCGCGCCGGAGCGCGGTGGCTCTCATTCGGGAGAAGGAGACCCTGTCATGA
- the sctR gene encoding type III secretion system export apparatus subunit SctR, whose protein sequence is MSRTLLVVGVLAPGLALAAEPSLSRMSFAGSPVSMMGMLALMSLLPFAVLMLTSFSKIAVVLSLARSAMGTQQAPPTIVLTGLAAVLTGHIMAPVMERMYDVGQAVYQDVGTGAQMISAAGKVTEPLRTFLVKHGSAEERARFLDLARELRPPEEADQVHEEDLFVVIPAFVITELKEAFQIGFLVFLPFLVLDMVVANVLLALGMQSLSPSQVSLPFKILLFVAVDGWSLLARGLILGYR, encoded by the coding sequence ATGAGCCGCACGTTGCTCGTGGTGGGAGTCCTCGCTCCCGGGCTGGCCCTGGCGGCGGAGCCGTCGCTCTCGCGGATGTCCTTCGCCGGCAGCCCGGTGTCGATGATGGGGATGCTGGCGTTGATGTCGCTGCTGCCCTTCGCGGTGCTGATGCTGACCAGCTTCTCGAAGATCGCCGTGGTGCTGTCGCTGGCGCGCTCGGCGATGGGAACGCAGCAGGCGCCGCCGACCATCGTCCTCACGGGGCTCGCCGCGGTGCTGACGGGTCACATCATGGCGCCGGTGATGGAGCGCATGTACGACGTGGGGCAGGCCGTCTACCAGGACGTCGGCACCGGTGCGCAGATGATCAGCGCCGCGGGCAAGGTGACCGAGCCGCTGCGCACTTTCCTGGTGAAGCATGGCAGCGCGGAGGAGCGGGCGCGCTTCCTGGACCTGGCGCGCGAGCTGCGGCCGCCAGAGGAGGCCGACCAGGTCCACGAAGAGGACCTCTTCGTGGTCATCCCGGCTTTCGTCATCACCGAGCTGAAGGAGGCCTTCCAGATCGGCTTCCTCGTCTTCCTCCCGTTCCTGGTGCTGGACATGGTCGTGGCCAATGTCCTGCTCGCGCTCGGGATGCAGTCGCTGTCACCGAGCCAAGTGAGCCTGCCCTTCAAGATCCTCCTCTTCGTCGCCGTGGATGGATGGTCGCTGCTCGCGCGCGGCCTCATCCTCGGTTACCGGTGA
- a CDS encoding flagellar biosynthetic protein FliQ, whose translation MTQDVLLSLGREALLLMVLASLPPVGASLVVGFLMSLFQATTQLQESTLTVVPKLCAAVLALVVAGPWIAGQLTLFAQQVLRVIAEVGG comes from the coding sequence ATGACCCAGGACGTTCTGCTCTCGCTGGGCCGCGAGGCGCTGCTCTTGATGGTCCTCGCCTCGCTGCCGCCCGTCGGGGCCAGCCTGGTGGTCGGTTTCCTGATGAGTCTCTTCCAGGCCACCACGCAGTTGCAGGAGAGCACCCTCACGGTGGTGCCCAAGCTGTGCGCGGCGGTGCTGGCGCTGGTGGTGGCCGGGCCATGGATTGCCGGCCAGCTCACCCTCTTCGCGCAGCAGGTGCTGCGGGTCATCGCGGAGGTGGGCGGATGA